The following proteins are encoded in a genomic region of Toxotes jaculatrix isolate fToxJac2 chromosome 3, fToxJac2.pri, whole genome shotgun sequence:
- the prdm2b gene encoding PR domain zinc finger protein 2: MWDGEEGQKEEDERPSALETSQELQETHPMGSTDHKDVRDMAAGLMDRGNGGEEEAEEEEEEEEEEEEEDPDDLMEPTEAQQQTAQHSPAADKKPGLALTCGEESHKDSELNLESSSLRGQEPEVDPDPDLDLDPDPDGDLESDRHGESYPCQHCERHFSTRQGLERHIHIHAISNQQTQLFKCRYCSKSFGSQLGRRRHERRHESGPKKRPGSLAGTAGLLSPVAQTDGSSPDCTSPVSQYTAIGSQFTGGILHNSEMQRKEFGAHADRPFILDDNGESKELHPCKYCSKAFGTHTNMRRHQRRIHERHLLPKGVRRKGMLLQEASAQQQQQPDESPSASPPPVYVPSADTEDEADRDDYAVDISKNISENLSFYIDGKIVSSSSVSTCEVIEVDSRSAALFGLDTVIISPNQIGQALKVEGRTSAAKQVSNIGQPAAKRRTSTPPFVPSLKMETESSSFTASSSSSSSSTSSSSNLLVGGLFQQGTDSSAFQREKTVYLSPKLKQLLQTQDIQKSTIALITESHRLASPLSVTPLQGAPGRFKRRTASPPSSPQLSPACKTESSKAEVASSYTLKVPKLESRSVSPPGSVLDKDDGDTLNPSGNNTHSQTSSSSGGNSCNQQPLDLSSSVSRKSDSSNKVLGDSALDLSLHRKSTVEPESKGSPAPQPLLKKRKPNTSMLEKVLMNEYVGLTSPGEEGPSVLANLNFFHSRSPNVASESAHPSPPSLTPVTMNPSSPGSSSVTSPTPPPPVLPTIPSPLAMPGSPLSQPSDSSALRPLPVLSPKMSPRSVENKPLSDAEDILSAEENKDEEEDHISEPLDSPNTPCKELLNHSTPSPSKPASVDLHATEDVSVTSTCTSLLNGKLKQDLDSVTQKSLKSDFAALSPQPESSSSSPSPPPHHDPSPSLVQQSHPQIKIKEEPQHCIDGLSVMNHTPQDGVDTSPQPAALDKPSDKTSEAEEVDSTYCKTFVCNVCEEPFNSIKELSGHIIDHAADWPFKCEFCVQLFGDAPALLAHRTSLHGVGRIFVCSVCSKEFAFLCNLEQHQKDLHPNETCSNTTVESGKLRPQNYTDPSRAKEESSPSTPAPEMTDESAPHNDSDLAKEEPDVNGNHAEDGAEDPNEELYTTIKIMASEGGKPKGPDVRLGINQHYPSYKPPPFPYHSRSHAGSVASATNFTTHNIPQTFSTAIRCTKCGNSFDNMPELHKHILACANASDKKRYTPKKNPIPLKQIVKSPNGVVSPTAAPAGQSAFRRMGQPKRLNFNQDTGKTKMSALSKKKNQLVQKAISQKNKAATTAKKASVKVEEEQPSNVCPHCSREFTYTASLNKHMAVSCPMKPVVKKGKKGLAEVKKEAVFVVDKNMNLRKKASDCEIPQTEPEHKPLGKTRARSSGATDSEPPQASKGKTAAALGRLKRPASFPTPVSTSKKTKKGKVQSLPPTLSALDSPSDTAQQRPSMRMQRMGKEAAPKRLAEAKSPPPLQSLKKEERFSLRTRERVGGPVTRSLQMASTAPPAEVKTEEPPIQEPKETQEVLMK, encoded by the exons ATGTGGGATGGGGAAGAAG GtcagaaggaggaggatgagaggcCATCAGCCTTAGAGACCTCGCAGGAACTCCAGGAAACCCATCCCATGGGAAGCACTGACCATAAAGATGTTCGGGATATGGCAGCGGGATTGATGGACAGGGGAAatggtggggaggaggaggcggaagaggaggaggaggaggaagaagaggaagaggaggaggatccTGATGATTTGATGGAGCCAACTGAAGCCCAGCAGCAAACTGCTCAGCACTCACCTGCAGCTGATAAGAAGCCTGGCCTGGCGCTGACCTGTGGTGAAGAAAGCCATAAGGATTCAGAGCTAAACTTAGAGTCTTCCTCACTTAGAGGCCAAGAACCAGAAGtcgatcctgatcctgatcttgACCTTGACCCTGACCCTGATGGAGACCTTGAAAGTGATCGACATGGAGAGTCATATCCCTGTCAGCACTGTGAACGCCACTTCTCCACCAGACAGGGCCTGGAGCGtcacatacacattcatgcCATTAGCAACCAACAGACACAACTGTTTAAGTGCCGGTACTGCAGCAAATCCTTTGGCTCACAGCTGGGGCGGCGCAGACATGAGAGAAGGCATGAGAGTGGGCCTAAGAAAAGGCCTGGCTCTCTGGCTGGGACTGCTGGTCTACTCAGTCCTGTAGCACAGACTGACGGCTCAAGTCCTGACTGCACCAGCCCAGTTAGTCAGTATACAGCCATAGGTTCCCAGTTTACTGGAGGAATTCTGCACAACTCTGAGATGCAGAGAAAGGAGTTTGGGGCCCATGCTGACCGTCCCTTTATATTGGATGACAATGGGGAGTCAAAAGAACTCCATCCATGCAAGTATTGCAGTAAAGCATTtggcacacacaccaacatgcgGCGACACCAACGCAGAATACACGAACGGCACTTGTTACCAAAGGGAGTTCGTAGGAAAGGAATGCTGCTGCAAGAGGCATctgcacagcaacagcagcagcctgatgAGTCCCCCAGCGCCAGCCCTCCGCCTGTCTATGTGCCCAGTGCGGACACAGAAGATGAGGCAGACAGGGACGATTACGCAGTTGACATATCCAAAAACATCTCTGAGAATTTGAGCTTCTACATTGATGGCAAGATTGTGTCCAGCAGTTCGGTGAGTACCTGTGAAGTGATAGAGGTGGACTCCAGATCTGCAGCTTTGTTTGGTTTGGACACGGTCATAATCAGCCCAAATCAGATCGGTCAGGCACTGAAGGTGGAGGGGAGAACGAGTGCTGCAAAACAAGTCTCTAACATCGGCCAGCCAGCAGCAAAGAGGCGAACATCCACACCCCCATTTGTTCCCAGCCTTAAAATGGAGACAGAATCGTCGTCTTTCACAGCCTCCTCATCGTCTTCATCATCCTCTACATCTTCTTCATCTAACTTGCTAGTGGGAGGACTGTTCCAACAAGGCACAGATTCATCAGcatttcagagagagaaaacggtTTATCTCTCACCTAAGCTCAAACAGCTCCTTCAGACACAAGATATTCAGAAATCTACCATTGCCCTGATAACAGAAAGCCATAGACTGGCCTCACCGCTGTCAGTCACACCGCTGCAAGGGGCTCCAGGCAGGTTTAAGAGAAGAACAGCTTCTCCCCCGTCATCTCCACAGCTCAGTCCTGCTTGTAAAACAGAGAGCAGTAAAGCTGAGGTGGCAAGCTCATACACCCTTAAGGTGCCAAAGCTGGAAAGCCGCAGTGTGTCACCTCCTGGGAGCGTACTAGACAAAGATGACGGGGACACACTGAACCCTTCAGGAAATAATACTCACAGCCAAACATCTTCTAGTAGCGGAGGAAATTCCTGTAATCAACAGCCCTTGGATCTGTCAAGCTCTGTCAGCAGGAAAAGTGACAGCTCGAACAAGGTGCTCGGGGATTCGGCTCTTGATTTAAGCTTGCATCGTAAGAGCACCGTTGAGCCAGAATCGAAGGGAAGTCCAGCGCCACAGCCACtgttaaaaaagagaaagccTAACACCAGCATGCTTGAAAAGGTGCTGATGAATGAGTATGTAGGTCTAACTTCGCCAGGAGAGGAGGGCCCCTCGGTCTTAGCAAACCTCAATTTTTTCCATTCTCGTTCTCCAAATGTTGCATCAGAATCTGCCCACCCCTCTCCACCCTCTTTGACCCCAGTGACCATGAACCCATCTTCACCTGGTAGCTCAAGTGTGACGTCCCCTACACCACCTCCCCCTGTGCTACCTACCATACCTTCTCCACTGGCTATGCctggctctcctctctctcagccttcAGACTCGTCTGCACTGAGacctcttcctgtcctctcacCAAAAATGTCTCCGAGATCAGTTGAAAACAAACCCTTGTCAGATGCAgaggacattttgtcagcagaagaaaacaaagatgaggaggaggaccaCATCTCTGAGCCACTGGACTCCCCAAACACTCCATGTAAAGAGCTCCTGAATCATTCAACGCCAAGCCCCTCTAAGCCTGCATCAGTAGATCTGCATGCTACCGAAGACGTTTCTGTGACTTCGACCTGCACCAGTCTGCTAAATGGCAAATTGAAGCAAGACCTTGACTCCGTAACCCAGAAATCTTTGAAATCTGACTTTGCTGCTCTCTCACCCCAACCAGAatcctcatcttcctcaccgtctcctcctcctcatcatgaTCCATCCCCATCACTCGTTCAGCAATCCCACCCTCAGATTAAGATAAAAGAAGAGCCTCAGCACTGCATAGATGGGTTGTCAGTTATGAATCATACGCCTCAGGATGGTGTTGACACTTCACCTCAGCCTGCTGCTCTTGATAAACCATCTGATAAAACCTCTGAGGCAGAGGAAGTCGACTCGACATACTGCAAGACTTTTGTCTGCAATGTCTGTGAGGAGCCGTTCAACTCCATCAAAGAGCTCAGTGGACATATCATAGACCATGCTGCGGACTGGCCCTTCAAGTGTGAATTCTGCGTGCAGCTGTTTGGTGACGCGCCCGCCCTGCTGGCTCACCGGACATCACTACACGGAGTGGGCAGGATCTTTGTGTGCTCCGTTTGTTCCAAAGAGTTCGCCTTTCTCTGTAACCTCGAGCAGCACCAAAAGGATCTACATCCAAATGAGACATGTTCAAATACCACTGTAGAGAGTGGCAAGCTAAGGCCACAGAACTACACAGATCCATCCAGAGCCAAAGAGGAAAGCAGTCCCTCAACACCAGCACCAGAGATGACTGATGAATCTGCTCCACACAATGACTCTGATTTAGCAAAGGAAGAACCTGATGTTAATGGTAATCATGCAGAGGACGGAGCAGAGGACCCCAATGAGGAGCTATACACTACAATAAAGATCATGGCTTCAGAGGGAGGGAAGCCTAAAGGCCCAGACGTTCGCCTTGGTATTAATCAACACTACCCCAGTTATAAACCACCTCCTTTTCCTTATCATAGCCGTTCCCATGCTGGCTCTGTGGCCTCGGCTACTAACTTCACCACCCACAACATACCACAGACTTTCAGCACTGCCATTCGCTGCACCAAGTGTGGCAACAGCTTTGACAACATGCCCGAACTGCACAAGCACATACTGGCCTGCGCCAATGCTAGTGATAAGAAGCGTTACACTCCCAAGAAAAACCCCATCCCCCTCAAGCAAATAGTGAAGAGCCCGAATGGAGTCGTGTCACCCACAGCAGCCCCTGCAGGACAGAGTGCGTTCCGTAGAATGGGTCAGCCAAAGAGACTTAACTTTAATCAAGATACtggtaaaacaaaaatgagtgCCCTCAGTAAGAAGAAAAACCAGCTGGTCCAGAAGGcaatatcacagaaaaataaagcgGCCACTACTGCAAAGAAGGCTTCCGTTAAAGTTGAAGAAGAGCAGCCCTCTAATGTCTGCCCCCACTGCAGCAGGGAGTTTACTTATACTGCAAGTCTCAATAAACATATGGCAGTCAGCTGTCCCATGAAGCCTGTTGTGAAAAAGGGCAAAAAAGGTCTAGCAGAGGTGAAAAAAGAGGCAGTGTTTGTGGTAGATAAAAACATGAATCTTAGGAAGAAAGCTTCAGACTGTGAAATACCGCAGACAGAGCCAGAGCATAAACCCCTGGGAAAGACCAGAGCTCGCAGCTCTGGTGCAACAGACTCCGAACCCCCCCAGGCAAGCAAAGGAAAAACCGCTGCTGCTCTGGGCCGCCTAAAGAGGCCTGCTTCATTCCCAACCCCAGTTTCCACTAGCAAAAAAACTAAGAAGGGCAAAGTTCAGTCTCTACCTCCCACCCTGTCAGCCCTGGACTCTCCCAGTGACACTGCACAACAACGGCCATCCATGAGAATGCAGCGTATGGGTAAGGAGGCAGCACCCAAGAGATTAGCAGAGGCCAAATCTCCACCACCACTACAATCGCTGAAGAAAGAGGAGCGGTTTTCCCTGCGAACACGGGAGAGAGTAGGTGGTCCAGTCACCAGGAGCTTACAAATGGCCAGTactgctcctcctgctgaggTTAAAACTGAGGAACCACCAATTCAAGAGCCAAAAGAGACTCAG GAAGTGCTGATGAAGTGA